In Apilactobacillus bombintestini, one genomic interval encodes:
- a CDS encoding LysR family transcriptional regulator, with protein sequence MKKTKQENIFSSRTLSYFLQLAETMNYTQAAQILGITQPALTQQIKKLERTVGAPLFYSIGKKLKLSAAGEIMLKSTKEIYEILNNTADEIEQSNSSNSGDINIGVLASVQVKVFEQFIAKVYQENPGLKINLRMLTRKEIWESLESNTIDLAIMYLPDSSIKNWKTYDFKKIISDDLMYIHHNKNLSGETKVKLSDTLDKPWVTYPEGYFLDIILNNEYKDQLVNRPKSVACFSTPSQILRFSMETGLNTALPGSFMIDKDAKKLEDNNTWVSKLNPNINFDLAFVYRHNKRAIPRVSAFLSSFDEFLREKDYLSRLKEK encoded by the coding sequence ATGAAAAAAACTAAACAAGAAAATATTTTCTCATCACGCACTCTATCTTATTTCTTGCAATTGGCTGAAACTATGAATTATACCCAAGCTGCTCAAATTTTGGGTATTACACAACCAGCCCTAACTCAACAAATAAAGAAATTAGAAAGAACAGTGGGAGCACCATTATTTTATTCTATTGGAAAGAAATTAAAGTTGTCTGCCGCTGGTGAAATTATGTTGAAATCTACTAAAGAAATTTACGAGATTTTAAATAATACTGCTGATGAAATTGAACAATCAAACAGCTCAAACAGTGGAGACATTAATATTGGTGTATTAGCATCCGTTCAAGTAAAAGTATTTGAACAATTTATTGCTAAAGTTTATCAAGAAAATCCAGGATTAAAGATTAATCTTAGAATGTTAACCCGCAAAGAAATTTGGGAAAGCTTAGAAAGTAATACCATTGATTTAGCTATCATGTATTTACCAGATTCATCTATTAAGAACTGGAAGACATATGATTTCAAGAAAATCATTAGTGATGATTTAATGTATATTCATCACAATAAAAACTTATCCGGAGAAACTAAGGTTAAGTTGAGTGATACATTGGATAAGCCATGGGTAACATATCCAGAAGGTTATTTCCTTGATATCATTTTAAATAATGAATACAAGGATCAACTTGTTAATAGACCTAAGAGTGTGGCATGTTTCTCAACACCATCTCAAATCCTTAGATTCTCTATGGAAACTGGATTAAATACTGCTTTGCCAGGCTCATTTATGATTGACAAAGACGCTAAAAAATTGGAAGATAATAATACATGGGTTTCTAAATTAAATCCAAATATTAATTTTGATTTAGCCTTTGTTTATAGACACAACAAACGCGCTATTCCACGTGTAAGTGCATTCCTATCATCATTTGATGAATTCTTAAGGGAAAAAGACTACTTATCAAGATTAAAAGAAAAATAA
- the msrB gene encoding peptide-methionine (R)-S-oxide reductase MsrB, whose amino-acid sequence MKKYSEEELRSKLTDEQYEVTQNAGTEMPFSNKYDSFFEDGLYVDIVSGEPLFTSKDKYNSGCGWPAFTKPIDQSSIKSNLDTSHGMVRNEVRSSEANSHLGHVFPDGPQDKGGLRYCINSASLRFIPVDKLEEEGYGQYVSEFK is encoded by the coding sequence ATGAAAAAATACAGTGAAGAAGAATTGAGAAGTAAATTAACTGATGAACAATATGAAGTTACTCAAAACGCTGGTACTGAAATGCCATTTTCAAATAAGTATGATAGTTTCTTTGAAGATGGACTTTATGTAGATATTGTTTCTGGTGAACCATTATTTACATCTAAGGATAAATATAATTCAGGATGTGGTTGGCCTGCATTCACTAAACCAATCGACCAAAGTAGTATTAAAAGTAATTTAGATACATCACACGGAATGGTAAGAAACGAAGTTAGAAGTAGTGAAGCTAACTCTCATTTAGGTCACGTATTTCCTGATGGACCTCAAGATAAGGGTGGATTAAGATACTGCATTAATTCAGCATCATTACGTTTCATTCCGGTAGATAAGTTAGAAGAAGAAGGATACGGACAATACGTATCAGAATTTAAATAA
- the plsY gene encoding glycerol-3-phosphate 1-O-acyltransferase PlsY translates to MKIAILLIIAYLLGSIPSGVWIGKLFFHKDITKLGSGNIGTTNTFRELGKTAGICVMVIDILKGTIATLLPAFFNISHVSPIIFGLFAVLGHTFSIFDKFKGGKAVATSAGMLLGIHPILFLCAFAFEAIFTYLSSMVSLASMISFPLITILILWTGDYWLGAIGIILTIFIFVRHRSNIQRIKNGDENLVPFGLVYKHQQKK, encoded by the coding sequence TTGAAAATCGCAATTTTACTAATTATTGCTTATTTATTAGGTTCCATTCCTAGTGGAGTTTGGATTGGAAAATTATTTTTCCATAAAGATATCACAAAACTAGGATCCGGTAATATTGGAACTACTAATACCTTTAGAGAATTAGGTAAAACTGCAGGAATTTGTGTAATGGTAATTGATATTCTAAAAGGTACTATTGCTACTTTACTTCCTGCATTTTTCAATATTAGTCATGTTTCACCTATTATTTTCGGTTTATTCGCTGTACTTGGCCATACCTTCTCTATCTTTGATAAGTTCAAGGGTGGTAAAGCAGTTGCTACTAGTGCCGGAATGTTATTAGGTATTCATCCTATTTTATTCTTATGTGCATTCGCCTTCGAAGCTATTTTTACATACCTATCCAGTATGGTTAGTTTAGCAAGTATGATTTCCTTCCCATTAATCACTATCTTAATTTTATGGACTGGTGATTATTGGTTAGGTGCTATCGGAATTATTTTAACTATATTTATTTTTGTTAGACATAGAAGCAACATCCAAAGAATTAAAAATGGTGATGAAAATCTAGTACCATTCGGTTTAGTTTATAAGCATCAACAAAAGAAATAA
- the msrA gene encoding peptide-methionine (S)-S-oxide reductase MsrA yields the protein MSKDTAIFAGGCFWCMVEPFDQQPGIESVISGYTGGHVANPTYEQVCSHTTGHTEAVEITFDPDIISYKDLVEIYWRQTDPTDASGQFQDRGDSYRPVIFVNSEEQRKIAEQSKKELAESGMFDEPIVTTIEDAKPFYPAEDYHQDFYKKNPLRAQIEELGGRQQFKDTKWAK from the coding sequence ATGAGTAAAGATACAGCTATTTTTGCAGGTGGATGTTTCTGGTGCATGGTAGAACCATTCGATCAACAACCAGGTATTGAAAGCGTAATTTCTGGATATACAGGTGGTCACGTTGCTAACCCAACATACGAACAAGTATGCAGCCATACAACTGGTCATACAGAAGCCGTAGAAATTACTTTTGATCCAGATATTATTTCATACAAAGATTTAGTTGAAATTTATTGGAGACAAACAGATCCTACTGATGCTTCTGGTCAATTCCAAGACCGTGGTGACAGTTATCGTCCTGTTATCTTCGTTAATAGCGAAGAACAAAGAAAGATTGCTGAACAATCTAAGAAGGAATTAGCTGAAAGTGGTATGTTTGATGAACCTATCGTAACTACCATTGAAGATGCTAAGCCATTCTACCCAGCTGAAGACTATCATCAAGACTTCTATAAGAAGAATCCTTTACGTGCACAAATTGAAGAATTAGGTGGACGTCAACAATTTAAGGATACTAAATGGGCTAAATAG
- the parC gene encoding DNA topoisomerase IV subunit A, with amino-acid sequence MANHSVIEKLTLEQIMSERFSRYSKSIIQERALPDVRDGLKPVQRRILYAMNKDGNTYDKGFRKSAKSVGNVMGNFHPHGDSSIYEALVRMSQDWKIREPLIEMHGNNGSMDGDPAAAMRYTEARLSKISSEMLRDIEKDTVDWVPNFDDTENEPTVLPARFPNLLVNGATGISAGYATEIPPHNLAEVLDALIYLQKHPDATLDDLMQFIKGPDFPTGGIVQGIDGIKKAYKNGRGKVVVRSKTKVEELRGNKSLIRVSELPYEVNKLQLVKQIDEIRINKKIDGIAEVRDESDRNGLSIAIELKRDVDADGILNYLFKNTDLQINYHFNVVAINKMRPERLSLKEILTSYLDYQRVVIAKRTKYDLQKAMARKHIVDGLIKALSILDDVIKTIRASDNRKDACRNLITKFDFSEKQADAIVKLQLYRLTNTDVVDLQSEKEDLNQKILEYNTILNDDNELNKVLTGEFKAIKKEYGNPRRTKIEAEVQELKISKEITIPEEDMVVLVSHDGYLKRSSIRSYKASDVEENGLKEDDYPIFLNKMTTLEHLYMFTNKGNLIYRPVHEIEEARWKETGQHISQIIGLADDEKIIKVFPFKTLKETGKFVVSTSDGYIKQIEFSKLIPGRTYRSRPMVFEKLKHDESNVVNVTYLSNSDDNPYVFIASNVGLATCFELDEVSHSGAKSIGVKSMDLRDDEHVVNVQMVDEGDQVGMLTQRGFYKNMKVSQVPIASRARRGVQVLKPLKKNAHELVDFVKLEMNDDSSNPIRIITDRRRIHDIVPSDHPVNDRQSNGSAVLDVNTEGVPEEMQVLHPEITANIK; translated from the coding sequence TTGGCTAATCATTCGGTTATTGAAAAATTAACACTGGAACAAATTATGAGTGAACGTTTCAGTCGTTATTCCAAATCCATTATCCAAGAAAGAGCTTTGCCTGATGTTAGGGATGGATTAAAACCCGTACAACGTCGTATTTTGTATGCCATGAATAAAGATGGTAATACTTATGACAAAGGCTTCAGAAAGTCAGCTAAGTCTGTCGGAAACGTAATGGGTAATTTTCACCCCCATGGTGACAGTTCCATTTATGAAGCATTAGTTAGAATGAGTCAGGACTGGAAAATCCGTGAACCATTAATTGAAATGCACGGAAATAACGGTTCTATGGATGGTGACCCAGCGGCCGCTATGCGTTATACAGAAGCAAGATTAAGTAAAATTTCTTCTGAAATGCTTCGTGATATCGAAAAAGATACGGTAGATTGGGTACCTAACTTCGATGATACTGAAAATGAACCTACTGTATTGCCTGCTAGATTTCCTAATTTATTAGTTAATGGTGCTACAGGTATTTCTGCTGGTTATGCTACTGAAATTCCTCCTCACAATTTAGCCGAAGTCTTAGATGCTTTGATTTATTTGCAAAAACATCCCGATGCTACATTGGATGATTTAATGCAATTCATTAAAGGACCTGACTTCCCAACTGGTGGAATTGTGCAAGGAATCGATGGTATTAAGAAAGCTTACAAAAATGGCCGCGGTAAGGTAGTAGTTCGTTCAAAGACTAAAGTAGAGGAACTACGTGGTAACAAGTCACTTATCCGCGTAAGCGAATTACCATATGAAGTTAATAAACTACAATTAGTTAAGCAAATTGATGAAATTCGTATCAACAAAAAGATTGATGGAATTGCTGAAGTTCGAGACGAAAGTGATCGTAATGGATTATCTATTGCTATTGAATTAAAACGTGATGTGGATGCAGACGGTATTTTAAATTACTTGTTTAAGAATACTGACTTACAAATCAACTACCACTTTAACGTCGTAGCTATTAACAAGATGCGTCCAGAAAGACTTTCCTTAAAAGAAATTTTAACTTCATACCTAGATTATCAACGTGTAGTTATTGCTAAACGTACTAAATACGATTTACAAAAAGCTATGGCTAGAAAACATATCGTAGATGGATTAATCAAAGCTTTATCTATCTTAGATGATGTTATTAAGACTATTCGTGCAAGTGATAATCGTAAGGATGCATGTCGTAACTTAATTACTAAGTTTGATTTCTCTGAAAAACAAGCTGACGCTATTGTTAAGTTGCAACTATACAGATTAACTAATACCGATGTAGTGGATTTACAATCTGAAAAAGAAGATTTAAATCAAAAGATTTTAGAATACAACACTATATTGAATGACGATAATGAATTAAACAAAGTACTAACTGGTGAATTTAAAGCTATCAAGAAGGAATATGGTAATCCTCGTCGTACTAAGATTGAAGCAGAAGTTCAAGAATTAAAGATTAGTAAAGAAATTACCATCCCTGAAGAAGATATGGTGGTACTAGTTAGTCATGATGGCTATCTAAAACGTAGTAGCATTAGATCATACAAAGCTTCTGATGTAGAAGAAAATGGTTTAAAGGAAGACGATTATCCTATCTTCTTAAATAAGATGACTACTTTAGAACATTTATACATGTTTACTAACAAAGGAAACTTGATCTATCGTCCAGTTCACGAAATAGAAGAAGCTAGATGGAAAGAAACCGGTCAACATATTTCACAAATTATCGGTTTAGCTGATGATGAAAAGATTATTAAGGTATTTCCATTCAAGACACTTAAAGAAACTGGTAAATTTGTAGTTTCCACAAGTGATGGTTACATTAAACAAATTGAATTTAGCAAGCTTATTCCAGGTAGAACTTACCGTTCTCGTCCTATGGTATTTGAAAAGCTAAAGCATGACGAAAGTAATGTAGTGAACGTTACTTACTTAAGCAATTCTGATGATAATCCATATGTATTCATTGCTTCTAATGTTGGTTTAGCTACTTGTTTTGAACTAGATGAAGTATCACACAGTGGTGCTAAATCCATTGGTGTTAAATCTATGGATCTTCGTGACGATGAACATGTAGTGAATGTGCAAATGGTTGATGAAGGTGATCAAGTGGGGATGCTTACTCAACGTGGCTTCTACAAGAACATGAAAGTAAGCCAAGTTCCTATTGCTAGTCGTGCAAGAAGAGGTGTACAAGTTCTAAAACCTCTAAAGAAGAATGCACATGAATTAGTAGACTTTGTTAAATTAGAAATGAATGATGATTCTAGTAATCCAATTCGCATCATAACTGATCGTAGAAGAATTCATGACATTGTTCCTTCAGATCATCCAGTAAATGATCGACAATCAAATGGTTCCGCTGTATTAGATGTAAATACAGAAGGAGTTCCAGAAGAAATGCAAGTTTTACATCCAGAGATTACAGCAAACATTAAGTAA
- a CDS encoding HAMP domain-containing sensor histidine kinase — MKSINDDTVDKTVSSNNRWFPLKWKWSIASAIIIFIILSIFSFLIYNRFSDVLLHQEYAHTFESGESIENRLSSIGTSLNNKNVRYVLSPTSDNFKRSLSTNTASPEIYSNSIYSNLFSENTIIKVYDSHLNPIFSSKNYPDNIRKMNPVNDRKTFINTRNNKTVLSVDLPIYSRRNHQKIGYLRVINNLADYNLYIRKLARILLVILIIGMFFSAMLSYFLASYMLRPIKVISNTIHSVKDSPETDNRVPKLRQNDELTDLGDLFNDMLDTMQRYIDQQQQFVEDVSHELRTPVAVIQGHLDMLQRWGKDDPEVLDESIKSSIYEINRMKSLVQEMLDLSRAEQVEINYSTKITDVQDVVHQQYNDFKMIHPDFKFILDDDIDDETIIQIYRNHLEQILIILLDNAVKYSRDRKEIHISLSRKYRYVDIAVQDFGEGLSQESIDKIFNRFYRVDKARSRSQGGNGLGLAIAKRLVEAYHGQINVESSAGHGSIFTISFPILTADKIKHLEEIDDNNL, encoded by the coding sequence ATGAAATCAATAAATGATGATACAGTTGATAAGACCGTAAGTAGTAATAACCGCTGGTTTCCATTAAAGTGGAAATGGTCAATAGCTTCAGCAATTATTATATTTATAATATTATCTATTTTTTCCTTTTTGATTTATAATCGTTTTTCTGATGTTTTGCTGCATCAAGAATATGCACATACCTTTGAATCGGGAGAGAGTATTGAGAATAGATTAAGTTCAATTGGAACTTCATTGAATAATAAAAATGTTCGATATGTATTAAGTCCTACTAGTGATAATTTCAAACGTAGTTTATCTACTAATACTGCGTCTCCAGAAATTTATTCTAATTCTATCTATTCCAATCTTTTTAGTGAAAATACTATTATTAAAGTTTATGATTCACATTTGAATCCTATATTTTCATCTAAGAACTATCCAGATAACATAAGAAAAATGAATCCCGTAAACGACCGAAAAACGTTCATAAACACTCGTAATAATAAGACTGTATTATCTGTTGATTTACCTATCTATTCGCGCCGAAACCATCAAAAAATTGGATATTTAAGGGTTATTAATAATTTAGCTGATTATAATTTGTATATCAGAAAATTAGCAAGAATATTATTAGTAATTTTAATTATCGGTATGTTTTTCTCTGCGATGCTATCTTATTTCTTAGCATCGTATATGTTGCGTCCTATTAAAGTAATCTCTAATACTATTCATAGTGTTAAAGATTCTCCTGAAACAGACAATCGTGTTCCTAAGCTAAGACAAAATGATGAATTAACCGATTTAGGTGATTTATTTAATGATATGTTGGACACCATGCAAAGATACATTGATCAACAGCAACAATTCGTAGAAGATGTATCACATGAACTTAGAACACCAGTGGCTGTTATTCAAGGACATTTGGATATGCTACAAAGATGGGGTAAGGATGACCCGGAAGTTCTAGACGAATCTATAAAGTCTTCTATTTATGAAATTAATCGAATGAAGAGTTTAGTTCAAGAAATGTTAGATTTGTCACGTGCTGAACAAGTGGAAATTAATTACAGTACTAAGATTACCGATGTTCAGGATGTGGTTCATCAACAATATAATGACTTTAAGATGATTCATCCCGATTTTAAATTTATATTGGATGATGATATTGATGATGAAACTATTATTCAAATCTATCGTAATCATCTAGAACAAATATTGATTATTCTTTTAGATAACGCGGTTAAGTATTCTAGAGACCGTAAAGAAATTCATATTTCCTTATCTAGAAAGTATCGTTATGTTGATATTGCGGTACAAGATTTTGGAGAAGGCTTAAGCCAAGAAAGTATTGATAAAATATTTAATCGTTTCTATCGTGTAGATAAAGCACGTAGTCGCAGCCAAGGTGGTAATGGATTAGGATTAGCCATTGCAAAGAGATTAGTGGAAGCATATCATGGCCAGATCAATGTAGAAAGTTCGGCTGGACATGGTTCTATCTTTACTATCTCATTCCCAATCTTAACTGCGGATAAGATTAAGCATTTAGAAGAAATTGATGATAATAACCTATAA
- a CDS encoding manganese-dependent inorganic pyrophosphatase: MAKELVFGHQSPDTDAICAAIEYAYLQNKLGYDVEAVALGKPNDETKFVLDYFKQDMPRVITEASSEVDSVMLVDHNEPQQSVSDIDKVTVTHVVDHHRIANFNTEKPVFYRAEPVGCVSTVIFEMFNEKGVEIPAKLAGLMLSAIISDTLLLKSPTTTDVDKKAVKELAKIANVDYEEYGIKMLKAGTNVDARSDQDLIDGDAKSFTMGGKSIRIDQINTVDLNDVLKRKDDLLKAMKAEAESEGYDLFLVIATNVLDSNSEAIIYGEPKDALEKAFNQKVSDDTIALPGVVSRKKQVVPPMTDVLD; encoded by the coding sequence ATGGCTAAGGAATTAGTTTTTGGACACCAAAGTCCCGACACTGATGCAATTTGTGCCGCAATTGAATATGCATACTTACAAAATAAATTAGGATACGATGTAGAAGCAGTTGCTTTAGGTAAACCTAATGATGAAACAAAATTTGTTTTAGACTACTTCAAACAAGATATGCCTCGTGTAATTACTGAAGCATCATCAGAAGTTGATTCAGTTATGTTAGTTGACCATAACGAACCACAACAAAGTGTTTCTGACATTGATAAAGTAACAGTTACTCATGTTGTTGATCACCACAGAATCGCTAACTTCAACACTGAAAAACCAGTATTTTACCGTGCAGAACCAGTTGGTTGTGTAAGTACTGTTATTTTTGAAATGTTTAACGAAAAAGGTGTTGAAATTCCTGCTAAATTAGCTGGATTAATGCTTTCTGCTATTATTTCTGATACATTACTTCTAAAATCACCAACTACAACTGATGTTGATAAAAAGGCTGTTAAGGAATTAGCTAAGATTGCTAATGTTGATTACGAAGAATACGGTATTAAAATGTTAAAGGCTGGTACTAACGTAGATGCTAGATCAGACCAAGACTTAATCGATGGTGATGCTAAGTCATTTACTATGGGTGGTAAGTCAATCCGTATCGACCAAATTAATACTGTTGATTTAAATGATGTTTTGAAGCGTAAAGATGACTTACTAAAAGCCATGAAAGCTGAAGCTGAAAGCGAAGGATATGATTTATTCCTAGTTATTGCTACTAACGTATTAGACAGCAATTCTGAAGCTATTATTTACGGTGAACCAAAAGATGCTCTGGAAAAAGCATTTAACCAAAAGGTTTCTGATGATACTATCGCCTTACCAGGTGTTGTATCAAGAAAGAAACAAGTGGTTCCACCAATGACTGACGTTTTAGATTAA
- a CDS encoding nicotinamide mononucleotide transporter yields the protein MNKILRNLATSKTMDLLGIAIIFFTALMSGYLFETLNDVTSWGRWAVFIPFGFISAIDACMSIMSTRLVGRFSNLGNWVGVPEIILGCIIDFLLGNHGAILTYPISFVIQIWAIKTWTRSDKFKKSNLLDTKNGKYIISLLVTLAIIFSFIINYIGYEHITSSNMTLYVLTSLVFGISLIANIMNAVKISTQWKFWLLYDFIQLAKAISQLNFANVGKYIYYIIMALAGNAYWK from the coding sequence ATGAATAAAATATTAAGGAATTTGGCTACTTCCAAGACAATGGATTTATTAGGGATAGCCATTATATTTTTCACTGCTTTAATGTCAGGTTATTTATTTGAAACATTAAATGATGTTACATCATGGGGAAGATGGGCAGTGTTTATTCCTTTTGGATTTATTAGTGCCATTGACGCATGTATGTCTATTATGTCTACTAGATTAGTGGGAAGATTTAGCAATCTAGGAAACTGGGTAGGAGTACCTGAAATAATTTTAGGATGTATTATTGATTTTCTATTAGGAAATCATGGTGCTATATTAACTTATCCCATAAGTTTTGTAATTCAGATTTGGGCAATCAAAACTTGGACAAGATCAGATAAATTTAAAAAGTCAAATTTATTAGATACTAAAAATGGTAAGTATATTATTAGCTTATTAGTAACTTTAGCCATTATTTTTAGTTTCATAATTAATTATATTGGATATGAACATATAACTTCTTCTAATATGACATTATATGTTCTAACTAGTTTAGTTTTTGGTATTTCTTTAATCGCAAATATAATGAATGCTGTAAAAATCTCCACACAATGGAAATTTTGGCTTCTATACGACTTTATTCAATTAGCTAAGGCAATTAGTCAATTGAATTTTGCAAACGTAGGAAAGTACATTTATTACATTATTATGGCATTGGCCGGTAACGCATATTGGAAATAA
- the parE gene encoding DNA topoisomerase IV subunit B, giving the protein MANNYDDDSIQVLKGLEAVRKRPGMYIGSTDSKGLHHLVYEIVDNAVDEALAGFGDEIDVTIHPDNSITVVDHGRGMPVGMHSSGKPTPEVILTVLHAGGKFSENGGYKTSGGLHGVGSSVVNALSTSLSVTIVRDGYKYEEDFENGGKPIGTLRKIGKTKEHSGTTVTFKPDSDIFTTTIYNYDVLKQRLRESAFLLNGIKITLTDERKDQERSDEFYYKEGIKEFVQYLNEDKHILGNIMYFDGKKDGVEVEVAAQYNDGYTENTLSFVNNVRTKDGGTHESGFRSAWTKSFNDYARKVKLLKDKDKNLDGSDVREGLSAVISIKVPEEMLQFEGQTKEKLGSPEVRSIVDGVVSDQLGYYLMENSDFAQELVQKSLRARKAREAARKARDESRNGKRKHKKERLLSGKLTPAQSKDVSRNELFLVEGDSAGGSAKQGRDRKHQAILPLRGKVLNTERAKLDDILKNEEISTMIYTIGAGVGSEFDIKQSNYDKIIIMTDADDDGAHIQILLLTFFYKYMRAMVENGRVYIALPPLYKIQQKTGKKNHVDYAWTNDELTETLKSFGQHPSLQRFKGLGEMNADQLWETTMDPEKRTLIQVTIDDAALAEKRVTTLMGDKVEPRREWIERNVKFTLEEDGSILDTTKDTDNE; this is encoded by the coding sequence ATGGCCAACAATTATGATGATGACTCCATCCAAGTATTAAAAGGATTGGAAGCCGTCAGAAAACGTCCAGGTATGTATATCGGTTCTACTGATAGCAAAGGACTACACCATTTAGTATATGAAATCGTAGATAATGCTGTTGATGAAGCATTAGCTGGATTTGGGGATGAAATAGATGTAACTATTCATCCTGATAATAGTATCACGGTTGTAGACCATGGTCGTGGTATGCCGGTAGGGATGCATTCATCTGGTAAGCCTACACCAGAAGTTATTTTAACTGTATTGCATGCTGGTGGTAAGTTTAGCGAAAACGGTGGATATAAAACCTCTGGTGGACTTCATGGGGTAGGTTCTAGTGTAGTTAACGCACTCTCCACTAGTCTATCTGTTACGATTGTAAGAGATGGTTACAAGTATGAAGAAGATTTCGAAAATGGTGGTAAACCAATCGGAACTTTAAGAAAGATTGGTAAAACTAAAGAACATAGTGGTACTACGGTAACCTTTAAACCGGACAGTGATATTTTCACTACCACTATTTACAATTATGATGTCTTAAAACAACGTTTAAGAGAATCAGCTTTCTTATTAAATGGTATTAAAATTACCTTAACTGACGAAAGAAAAGATCAAGAACGTAGTGACGAATTCTACTACAAAGAAGGAATCAAAGAATTCGTTCAATACTTAAATGAAGATAAACATATCTTAGGTAATATCATGTACTTTGACGGTAAGAAAGATGGGGTTGAAGTAGAAGTAGCTGCTCAATACAATGATGGTTACACTGAAAACACCTTATCCTTCGTAAATAATGTGCGTACCAAAGATGGTGGTACTCATGAATCTGGTTTTAGAAGTGCATGGACTAAGTCATTTAATGACTATGCTAGAAAAGTTAAGTTACTTAAAGATAAGGATAAAAACTTAGATGGTTCAGATGTAAGAGAAGGACTATCAGCAGTTATTTCCATTAAAGTACCAGAAGAAATGCTTCAATTTGAAGGACAAACTAAGGAAAAATTAGGTAGTCCGGAAGTACGTTCTATTGTAGATGGCGTGGTTTCTGACCAATTAGGCTATTATTTGATGGAAAACAGCGACTTTGCACAAGAGTTAGTTCAGAAGTCCTTACGTGCCAGAAAAGCTCGTGAGGCGGCTAGAAAAGCTCGTGACGAAAGTCGTAATGGTAAGAGAAAACATAAAAAAGAAAGATTATTGTCTGGTAAATTAACGCCAGCACAATCTAAGGATGTTTCTAGAAATGAATTGTTCTTAGTCGAAGGGGACTCTGCCGGTGGTTCTGCTAAACAAGGTAGAGATCGTAAGCATCAAGCTATCCTTCCTCTACGTGGTAAAGTTTTGAATACAGAACGTGCTAAGTTAGACGATATCTTAAAGAACGAAGAAATTAGTACTATGATTTATACCATTGGTGCTGGTGTAGGTTCTGAATTTGATATTAAGCAATCTAACTACGATAAAATCATTATCATGACCGATGCGGATGATGATGGTGCTCATATTCAAATTTTATTACTAACATTCTTCTACAAATACATGCGTGCTATGGTAGAAAACGGGCGAGTTTACATCGCTTTACCACCGCTATATAAAATCCAACAAAAGACTGGTAAAAAGAATCATGTAGATTATGCATGGACTAATGATGAATTAACGGAAACACTTAAGTCATTTGGTCAACATCCTTCTCTACAAAGATTTAAGGGTCTTGGTGAAATGAATGCGGACCAATTATGGGAAACCACTATGGATCCTGAAAAGAGAACTTTAATCCAAGTAACTATCGATGATGCTGCATTAGCAGAAAAGCGTGTTACTACCTTAATGGGAGATAAAGTAGAACCACGTCGTGAATGGATTGAAAGAAATGTTAAATTCACACTAGAAGAAGACGGAAGTATCTTAGACACTACTAAAGATACTGATAATGAGTAG